From the Gasterosteus aculeatus chromosome 13, fGasAcu3.hap1.1, whole genome shotgun sequence genome, one window contains:
- the cnot6l gene encoding CCR4-NOT transcription complex subunit 6-like, with amino-acid sequence MPKEKYDPPDPRRCYTIMPAEEAASGKKSYWAELEISGRVRSLSSSLWTLSHLTALHINDNNLSRIPPDIAKLPHLAYLNLSSNKLRSLPAELGNVVSLRELLLNNNLLRVLPYELGRLFQLQTLGLKGNPLSPDILNLYQEPDGTRKLLNYMLDNLAVHPEQLPQRPWITLKERDQTSPTAVFTVMCYNVLCDKYATRQLYAYCPSWALNWEYRKKGIMEEITSCDADIISLQEVETEQYYTMFLDTLKQRGYDGYFCPKSRAKLVSEQERKHVDGCAVFFKTDKFTLVQKHTVEFNQVALANSEGSEVMLNRVMTKDNIGVAVLLEVNKDLFSEGRKPPQERQLILVANAHMHWDPEYSDVKLVQTMMFLSELKSIAERASGSAASGDPSSIPIVLCADLNSLPDSGVVEYLSNGGVAETHKDFKELRYSDCLTNFSCNGKNGPSDGSVTHSFQLRSAYDGSEMPYTNYTYDFKGVIDYIFFSRTHMSVLGLLGPLDSQWLSDNSVTGCPHPHVPSDHFSLLAQLELHPPPLNPLNGLHLPVHR; translated from the exons ATGCCAAAGGAAAAATATGATCCTCCAGATCCCCGCAGATGTTACACCATCAtgccggcggaggaggcggccaGCGGGAAGAAGTCTTACTGGGCCGAGCTGGAGATCTCTG GCCGGGTGAGGAGCCTGAGCAGCTCCTTGTGGACGCTCAGCCACCTGACGGCGCTGCACATCAACGACAACAACCTGAGCCGCATCCCGCCCGACATCGCCAAGCTGCCCCACCTGGCCTACCTGAACCTGTCGTCCAATAAGCTGCGCAGCCTTCCCGCCGAGCTGGGCAACGTGGTGTCTCTCAG ggagTTGCTTTTAAACAACAATCTTCTACGGGTTTTGCCTTATGAACTCGGCAGGCTTTTCCAGTTGCAAACTCTGGGGCTAAAAG GAAACCCTTTGTCCCCGGACATCCTCAATCTGTACCAGGAGCCGGACGGAACCAGAAAGCTTCTGAACTACATGCTGGACAATCTGGCAG TGCACCCGGAGCAGCTCCCCCAAAGGCCCTGGATCACCCTGAAGGAGCGAGACCAAACGAGTCCCACGG CCGTGTTCACGGTCATGTGCTACAACGTGCTGTGCGACAAGTACGCCACGCGGCAGCTGTACGCCTACTGCCCGTCCTGGGCCCTCAACTGGGAGTACCGCAAGAAGGGCATCATGGAGGAGATCACCAGCTGTGACGCCGACATCATCAGCCTGCAG gaggtggagacggAGCAGTACTACACCATGTTCCTGGACACCCTGAAGCAGCGCGGTTATGACGGCTACTTCTGCCCAAAGTCTCGAGCCAAACTGGTTTCTGAGCAGGAGAGGAAACACGTGGACGGCTGCGCCGTGTTCTTCAAGACCGACAA GTTCACTCTGGTCCAGAAACATACTGTGGAGTTCAACCAGGTGGCCTTGGCCAACtctgaggggtcagaggtcatgctgAACAGAGTAATGACCAAAGACAACATCGGGGTGGCCGTCCTGCTGGAGGTCAACAAGGACCTTTTCTCAGAGG GCAGGAAGCCGCCTCAGGAGAGGCAGCTGATCCTGGTGGCCAACGCCCACATGCACTGGGACCCCGAGTACTCGGACGTCAAGCTGGTCCAGACCATGATGTTCCTGTCGGAGCTGAAGAGCATCGCCGAGAGGGCGTCCGGCTCCGCGGCGTCCGGCGACCCGTCCTCCATCCCCATCGTCCTGTGCGCCGACCTCAACTCGCTGCCCGACTCCG GCGTGGTGGAGTACCTGAGCAACGGAGGCGTGGCCGAGACCCACAAGGACTTCAAGGAGCTGCGCTACAGCGACTGCCTCACCAACTTCAGCTGCAACGGCAAGAACGGCCCCTCCGACGGCAGCGTGACGCACAGCTTCCAGCTGAGGAGCGCCTACGACGGCAGCGAGATGCCCTACACCAACTACACCTACGACTTCAAG GGCGTCATCGACTACATCTTCTTCTCGAGGACCCACATGAGTGTCCTCGGCCTGCTGGGCCCCCTGGACAGCCAGTGGCTCAGCGACAACAGCGTCACCGGCTGCCCCCACCCCCACGTGCCCTCGGACCACTTCTCCCTGCTGGCCCAGCTGGAGCTGCACCCCCCGCCGCTCAACCCCCTCAACGGGCTGCACCTGCCGGTCCACAGGtag
- the LOC120813919 gene encoding C-X-C motif chemokine 13-like yields MKTPQLLLLLAVTLCCCVARLHAFPTRGCRCIQTTSDPVPTRVIRRIEVVPVSGLCRRTEIIVTRRNGSKLCVNPDEAWLHVLLSKLQHNSLIST; encoded by the exons ATGAAGACcccccagctgctcctcctgttgGCCGTGACTCTCTGCTGCTGCGTCGCCCGTCTGCACG CTTTCCCAACGCGGGGCTGTCGCTGCATCCagacgacctctgaccccgtgcCCACTCGGGTCATCCGGAGGATCGAGGTGGTTCCTGTTTCAGGCCTCTGCCGTCGGACCGAGATCAT AGTGACCCGGAGGAACGGCTCAAAGTTGTGTGTGAACCCGGATGAGGCCTGGTTGCACGTCCTGCTCAGCAAACTGCAGCATAACAGCTTGATTTCCACCTGA